One Spirochaetota bacterium genomic region harbors:
- the gyrB gene encoding DNA topoisomerase (ATP-hydrolyzing) subunit B — translation MTSEYSADKIQVLEGLEAVRKRPAMYIGSTDHNGLHHLVYEVVDNSIDEALAGVCDTIVVTVHSDNSIEVIDNGRGIPVDIHPVYKASALEIVLTKLHAGGKFDNLSYKVSGGLHGVGVSVVNALSAEMKVEVYRDGKTYVQNYVRGIPKEKVKQTGETKKNGTRVVFKPDPKIFETTEYNFDTLARRLRELAFLNGGIKIILRDDRGKGKESVFQFKGGIVSFVQYLNENKVSITKKTIFFHSVREKVDIEVAMDYIDSYNEMVYTYANNINTKEGGTHLIGFKSALTRVLNEFLKKEGLDKKMAQLSGDDVREGLVAIVSVKLPNPQFEGQTKMKLGNGDVKGIVESATNENLGQFFEENPQVVRKILEKCILSAQARLAAKKAKELTRRKNALENDTLPGKLADCSERDPAHCELYLVEGDSAGGSAKQGRDRGFQAILPLKGKILNVEKSRLDKVLSNEEIKTIITAIGTGIGDEFDIAKTRYHKIIIMTDADVDGSHIRTLLLTFFFRYMPEVIRNGYLYIAQPPLYNIKSGKDKLYAYTDEERDRILKGIDKSKVNIQRYKGLGEMNPDQLWETTMDPARRTILQVNMEDEVGAEDVFTVLMGDAVEPRRKFIEDNARNVRNLDL, via the coding sequence ATGACTAGCGAATACAGTGCGGATAAAATACAGGTGCTGGAGGGGCTCGAGGCGGTACGCAAGCGCCCCGCCATGTATATAGGCTCGACCGATCATAACGGTCTTCATCATCTCGTATACGAAGTGGTGGACAATTCAATTGATGAGGCCCTTGCGGGGGTCTGTGACACCATCGTGGTGACGGTCCACTCGGACAACTCGATCGAGGTCATCGACAACGGTCGCGGCATACCCGTAGACATTCACCCGGTATACAAGGCGTCGGCGCTGGAGATCGTGCTGACCAAGCTGCACGCCGGCGGGAAATTCGATAACCTGTCGTACAAGGTTTCAGGGGGACTGCACGGCGTTGGTGTTTCGGTTGTCAACGCGCTTTCCGCCGAAATGAAGGTTGAGGTATACCGTGACGGAAAGACCTATGTGCAGAATTACGTGCGGGGAATCCCGAAGGAAAAGGTAAAGCAGACCGGCGAAACAAAGAAAAACGGGACACGCGTTGTGTTCAAGCCCGACCCGAAGATTTTCGAGACGACGGAATACAATTTCGACACGCTTGCAAGAAGGCTCCGGGAGCTCGCATTTCTCAACGGCGGAATAAAGATAATCCTGCGCGACGATCGCGGCAAGGGCAAGGAGAGCGTCTTCCAGTTTAAGGGCGGTATCGTCTCCTTCGTTCAGTATCTGAACGAGAACAAAGTTTCAATCACAAAAAAGACCATATTTTTTCACTCGGTGCGCGAGAAAGTGGACATCGAGGTGGCGATGGACTACATCGACTCCTACAATGAGATGGTGTACACGTACGCAAACAACATCAACACCAAAGAGGGTGGAACGCACCTTATCGGGTTCAAATCGGCGCTAACGCGCGTACTGAACGAGTTTCTGAAAAAAGAGGGCCTCGACAAGAAGATGGCGCAGCTTTCGGGCGACGACGTCCGCGAGGGCCTTGTGGCCATCGTAAGCGTGAAGCTTCCGAATCCCCAGTTCGAGGGGCAGACCAAGATGAAGCTCGGCAATGGCGACGTCAAGGGAATCGTGGAGTCGGCGACGAACGAAAACCTGGGACAGTTTTTCGAGGAGAACCCGCAGGTGGTGCGGAAGATTCTCGAAAAATGCATTCTGAGCGCGCAGGCCCGCCTCGCGGCCAAAAAGGCGAAGGAGCTCACGCGCCGCAAGAACGCACTCGAAAACGATACGCTCCCCGGAAAGCTCGCCGACTGTTCGGAGCGTGATCCTGCGCACTGCGAGCTTTACCTGGTCGAGGGCGATTCCGCAGGCGGTTCGGCGAAGCAGGGGCGTGACAGGGGTTTCCAGGCGATCCTTCCGCTGAAGGGTAAAATACTCAACGTCGAGAAATCGCGCCTGGACAAGGTGCTCTCGAACGAAGAGATCAAGACCATCATCACGGCCATCGGGACCGGGATCGGAGACGAGTTCGACATCGCCAAAACGCGGTATCACAAGATCATCATCATGACCGACGCCGACGTGGACGGTTCACACATACGAACGCTCCTTCTGACCTTTTTTTTCCGGTATATGCCGGAAGTCATACGCAACGGTTACCTGTACATCGCCCAACCGCCGCTGTACAACATCAAGTCGGGCAAGGACAAGCTCTACGCGTATACGGACGAGGAGCGCGACAGGATACTGAAGGGCATTGACAAATCCAAGGTGAACATTCAACGCTACAAGGGCCTCGGCGAGATGAATCCGGACCAGCTGTGGGAAACCACGATGGACCCGGCACGACGTACGATCCTCCAGGTAAACATGGAGGACGAGGTGGGGGCCGAGGACGTTTTTACGGTCCTCATGGGAGACGCGGTAGAACCACGGCGTAAATTCATCGAGGACAACGCCCGCAACGTGAGGAACCTCGACCTGTAA
- a CDS encoding transcriptional coactivator p15/PC4 family protein, whose product MSVLIKDIPKSNNEIIRIEISEFKGRDLINIRIWFQSLDEKGNAVYKPTQKGIAVNVAQYEELKDGIERIGAYLNDKKDGTTSKTE is encoded by the coding sequence ATGAGCGTTCTGATAAAAGACATTCCAAAATCGAACAACGAGATCATCAGGATAGAGATATCCGAATTCAAGGGACGGGATCTCATCAATATACGGATATGGTTCCAGTCCCTCGATGAAAAGGGAAACGCCGTGTACAAGCCGACACAGAAGGGCATAGCGGTCAATGTCGCCCAGTATGAAGAGCTGAAGGACGGCATAGAGCGTATCGGCGCATACCTCAACGACAAGAAGGACGGCACTACCTCGAAAACCGAATGA
- the dnaA gene encoding chromosomal replication initiator protein DnaA — protein MVQEIWVKVLLSVQSNINKQSFDMWLKDTEPVSLSNNTLKVKVPDEVARRHISENYSSMIVAALGAITGHNMFCEFVTGNGRATAVDTPAPAEPSRPVEGTDYSAQRLNPRYTFENFVIGPNNQLAHAAAISVSRAPATQYNPLFIHGGTGLGKTHLMQAIGHHILRERPYLKVLYVPSEEFVNEFIQAIRTNTITSFKIKYRNVDVLLIDDIQFIEKKEQTQEEFFHTFNTLHNNKKQIIISSDRPPKDLSTLEERLRTRFEWGLLTDIQPPNLETREAILRNKAERDNMNIPDEVLNYIARRIKSSIRALEAALIRLNMVAVVKNEPITIAHAKTHLKDLFDEDTQKKISPADIMSKVAERFEVSVEDLSSKSRHSRVVLPRFVAMYISRKMTDLTTIDIGREFGDRDHSTVLNAMNNVEKMIKEDEEFKERVEDMITELKC, from the coding sequence ATGGTACAGGAAATCTGGGTAAAGGTTCTTTTGTCCGTTCAGTCAAATATCAACAAGCAGTCTTTTGATATGTGGCTGAAGGACACGGAGCCTGTTTCCCTGTCTAACAACACGCTCAAGGTGAAGGTTCCCGACGAGGTTGCCCGCCGGCACATCTCCGAGAATTATTCGTCGATGATAGTCGCGGCTCTCGGCGCCATTACCGGGCATAACATGTTCTGCGAGTTCGTCACCGGAAACGGTCGCGCCACTGCGGTAGATACACCCGCGCCCGCCGAGCCGTCAAGACCGGTTGAGGGGACCGACTATTCCGCCCAGCGGCTCAATCCGCGCTATACCTTCGAGAACTTTGTCATTGGACCGAATAATCAGCTCGCCCACGCTGCCGCAATTTCCGTCTCGCGCGCGCCCGCGACTCAGTACAACCCTCTTTTCATCCACGGCGGCACTGGTCTCGGCAAAACGCACCTCATGCAGGCGATCGGCCATCACATCCTCAGGGAACGTCCCTATCTTAAAGTGCTGTACGTTCCAAGCGAGGAGTTCGTCAACGAGTTCATACAGGCCATCCGTACCAACACGATTACAAGTTTCAAGATCAAGTACCGCAACGTCGATGTCCTCCTCATCGACGATATTCAGTTTATCGAAAAAAAGGAGCAGACACAGGAGGAGTTCTTTCACACCTTCAATACGCTCCACAACAATAAAAAGCAGATCATCATCTCGAGCGATCGTCCTCCGAAAGATCTTTCCACGCTCGAAGAGCGGCTTCGCACCCGTTTTGAATGGGGACTGCTCACCGACATTCAGCCTCCCAATCTCGAGACCCGCGAGGCCATTCTCCGCAACAAGGCCGAGCGCGATAACATGAACATTCCCGACGAGGTGCTCAATTATATTGCACGACGCATCAAGTCGAGTATACGCGCGCTCGAGGCCGCGCTTATCAGGCTCAATATGGTGGCCGTCGTTAAAAACGAGCCTATTACAATAGCGCACGCCAAGACACATCTCAAAGACCTTTTCGACGAGGACACGCAGAAAAAGATATCACCGGCCGATATAATGTCAAAGGTCGCTGAGCGCTTTGAAGTCTCCGTCGAGGACCTCTCCTCAAAGAGCCGCCACAGCCGTGTCGTTCTTCCGCGATTCGTCGCGATGTATATCTCCCGAAAGATGACAGATCTTACAACTATCGATATAGGCAGGGAATTTGGCGACAGGGACCACAGCACCGTACTCAATGCGATGAACAATGTCGAAAAAATGATAAAAGAGGACGAAGAATTCAAGGAGCGCGTCGAGGACATGATAACCGAACTCAAGTGCTGA
- a CDS encoding SGNH/GDSL hydrolase family protein has product MIMRRLLIRGGSIAAGIGASEPYALILAGELAANGVEVFNRSRAGDTSFEAVRTFFDDIAPLSPDILILHFGLDDMYHPVYRSEFKENMVQVVRLARERFAPDILLLTSQSFTDSSVMDAASIYYRAIREVAVDLGCEYLPVHLWWMSHLESKGENSATLYDYDERFPNTEGHRIIASAIAEKIREILNKSEKLQ; this is encoded by the coding sequence ATGATCATGCGCAGGCTGTTGATACGGGGAGGGAGTATAGCAGCGGGAATAGGAGCCTCCGAGCCGTACGCGTTGATTCTTGCCGGTGAGCTTGCGGCGAATGGAGTCGAGGTGTTTAACCGTTCCCGGGCGGGAGACACGAGCTTTGAGGCGGTACGGACGTTTTTCGATGACATCGCTCCGCTCAGCCCGGACATACTAATTCTTCATTTCGGATTGGACGATATGTACCATCCGGTTTACCGGTCCGAATTCAAGGAGAATATGGTGCAGGTAGTGAGGCTCGCGCGCGAACGATTCGCTCCCGATATATTATTGTTGACCTCGCAGTCCTTTACCGATTCCTCTGTGATGGACGCCGCGTCGATTTACTACAGGGCGATCCGTGAGGTCGCTGTGGACCTCGGCTGCGAGTATCTGCCGGTGCATCTGTGGTGGATGTCGCATCTCGAGTCGAAGGGCGAGAACAGCGCCACGCTGTATGATTACGATGAGCGATTTCCCAATACGGAAGGGCACAGGATAATCGCTTCGGCAATCGCGGAGAAAATAAGGGAAATACTGAACAAATCGGAGAAATTGCAATGA
- a CDS encoding DUF721 domain-containing protein, which translates to MKFRVKEPRMNRPTRFGVLVESIIAQFGFRDDFLVESIRSRWASVVGELISAHSYPDRIFSGILFVAVDHSVYGGEISMMRDLILAKVRDECGVPGLRDLRVVVRRDLFAGRSSSGKNGGGKR; encoded by the coding sequence ATGAAATTCAGGGTAAAGGAACCGAGGATGAACAGGCCGACGCGGTTCGGCGTCCTCGTGGAGTCGATAATTGCACAGTTCGGCTTCAGGGACGATTTTCTCGTTGAGTCCATCCGTTCAAGGTGGGCTTCTGTTGTCGGCGAACTCATCTCGGCGCATAGTTATCCCGACAGGATATTCAGCGGAATTCTTTTTGTGGCTGTTGATCACTCCGTCTATGGAGGCGAGATATCGATGATGCGTGATTTAATTCTCGCCAAGGTCAGGGACGAATGCGGCGTTCCCGGGCTTCGCGATTTGCGCGTGGTGGTACGCCGGGACCTCTTCGCGGGGCGGTCGTCGTCCGGAAAAAACGGCGGGGGCAAACGTTGA
- a CDS encoding FlgO family outer membrane protein has protein sequence MKRTTLIFLFFFQFLFAGSLFAEKVIGVSSFSNLTMDKSIAWLEIGLADSISYKLKNVQDYIVIDRVNVDKVLGEVQLGQSGVLDETKAKKVGKALGADIIVVGNYVKSGNRIRINAKLVEVESHKILKQVQSDGVLDNIFELQDEIALKIINQTNIAITLDVKNRITQNFTSNIGAYEYYVKGQEFLLNKLDYVKAIEMFNKAVGIDANYSLAYAGLGKAYSLRYWELRNYANKIDVSLIENSFKFSKKAIEISPNLDEAHLSVARYYQEADDKRYPDKWRLCEDETRKALEINPNNAEAYFLLSRIYGYDDAKEEEYLLKAIRLNNFLTDAHNNLGVIYLDQKKLDLAEQSFTRAVEIDPEFKTGYMNLGVVYDRNNHLERALDMYKIVLQKYPDYPLGIINLGIGYRRLNRLDDAMEQFQKAVKVKPDYANAWSEIGYVYLLKNQHPEAIKNYLVSLKHDPKYRYTLANLGYCYAQTGDNANAVKYLRQAHDYHPDYAWPAGYLGWLYRNKLNDASTARFWYGEAAKRDPNNADYRKNLSELQ, from the coding sequence ATGAAGAGAACAACTCTCATATTTCTATTTTTTTTTCAATTTCTTTTCGCCGGTTCCCTCTTCGCGGAAAAGGTGATCGGCGTGTCCTCGTTCAGCAACCTGACCATGGACAAGTCCATCGCCTGGCTCGAGATCGGCCTGGCCGACTCCATCTCGTACAAGCTTAAAAACGTACAGGATTATATCGTCATCGACCGGGTCAACGTGGACAAGGTGCTCGGCGAGGTCCAGCTGGGCCAGTCCGGGGTGCTCGACGAGACCAAGGCCAAGAAGGTCGGGAAGGCCCTGGGGGCGGATATCATAGTTGTGGGAAACTACGTGAAGAGCGGCAATCGCATCCGAATCAATGCCAAGCTCGTCGAGGTCGAGAGCCATAAAATACTCAAGCAGGTGCAGTCCGACGGCGTCCTCGACAATATCTTCGAACTTCAGGACGAGATCGCACTGAAGATCATAAACCAGACCAACATCGCAATTACGCTCGATGTAAAGAACCGCATCACCCAGAACTTCACGAGCAACATCGGCGCCTATGAGTACTACGTTAAGGGGCAGGAGTTCCTGCTTAACAAACTCGACTACGTAAAGGCTATCGAGATGTTCAACAAGGCTGTCGGGATAGACGCCAATTACAGCCTTGCGTACGCCGGTCTCGGCAAGGCATATTCGCTTCGCTACTGGGAGCTTCGAAATTACGCCAATAAAATCGACGTCTCTCTTATCGAGAATTCATTCAAGTTCAGCAAGAAGGCCATTGAAATAAGCCCCAATCTCGACGAGGCGCACCTTTCTGTCGCGCGTTACTACCAGGAGGCCGACGACAAGCGCTACCCGGACAAGTGGCGGCTCTGCGAGGACGAAACGCGCAAGGCGCTCGAGATCAATCCAAATAATGCCGAGGCGTATTTTCTTCTCAGTCGGATTTACGGCTACGACGACGCAAAGGAGGAGGAATATCTTTTAAAGGCCATCCGGCTCAACAACTTCCTTACGGACGCGCACAACAACCTGGGCGTCATTTATCTGGACCAGAAAAAACTGGACCTTGCCGAGCAGTCCTTCACGAGGGCCGTCGAAATTGATCCCGAGTTCAAGACCGGATACATGAACCTCGGCGTGGTGTATGACCGCAATAACCATCTTGAGCGCGCCCTGGACATGTATAAGATCGTGCTTCAGAAATATCCGGACTATCCGCTCGGGATAATAAACCTCGGAATCGGCTATAGGCGTTTGAACAGGCTCGACGATGCAATGGAGCAGTTCCAGAAGGCCGTCAAGGTCAAGCCCGACTACGCCAACGCATGGAGCGAGATCGGTTATGTCTATCTTCTGAAAAACCAGCACCCGGAGGCGATAAAGAATTATCTTGTCTCACTCAAGCATGATCCGAAATATCGTTACACGCTGGCGAATCTCGGCTACTGTTATGCGCAGACTGGCGATAACGCTAACGCCGTTAAATACCTCCGACAGGCACACGACTATCACCCAGATTACGCGTGGCCCGCCGGATACCTGGGATGGCTCTACCGCAACAAGCTGAATGACGCATCCACGGCGCGTTTCTGGTATGGCGAGGCGGCGAAGCGCGACCCGAACAACGCTGATTACCGGAAGAACCTTTCGGAACTTCAATAG
- a CDS encoding B12-binding domain-containing radical SAM protein, whose amino-acid sequence MIRRGAPSGNKKIMSILYVQLPLIDHGYNYIQGNVPYAPAAIAAYVRRNHPGRVAIEHLPFVIANLCSDRVITRYIGNTAPDVLCFSCYLWNVERNVEIAGIIRTMLPELTVLMGGPEIREGSWALSERRDAVDYFVAGEGEWFFDRFFSGNGNGIEKYIKDVNGNRLVRQPDTELVDIIKAPEPFTGCELDTMTDGSVFMEMTRGCPYRCSYCFYSGNCPGVREREFGVLLDALDKNGRIDLSEIYILSPTFNRMPDFRARLRTLAGRNNGVRLHTEMRSEDIDDETAMLLHAAGFRSLEVGIQTLTPGALKRIGRSGSVQRAMQGMKSLAFAGIDLKIGVIPGLPGDNPARFLEGVQTLVDKGFGESIELYPLMMLPGTRIREEGTREGAVFQKKPPYYLVDGWGFDFSDITAIRRDLEAMTGYSHQTMRIPDFSEAEGGLFCRGVRFDGSVAGAWDGARYADLIESAVFGFNVYCDTGIKAMPALVSLFEALPMRHQFYNVVFFSEEPQDERGIGEFLRHIDGDYPNRRMRVFDEWREGSQIMFYQVFRGERRFREALGRYRIIDPILRIDANGGGAPAAVAQLPGAAILVARGALDAIGDEILEHWADRIENMAFESEEEAARYYRRAGCEFLKWPFNFGVKDMR is encoded by the coding sequence ATGATACGTCGAGGCGCGCCGTCGGGCAACAAAAAGATCATGAGCATCCTGTACGTGCAGCTACCGCTCATCGACCACGGATACAATTATATACAGGGGAATGTGCCCTACGCACCGGCAGCCATCGCGGCATACGTGCGCCGCAATCACCCCGGCAGGGTCGCGATCGAACACCTGCCATTCGTCATCGCGAACCTCTGCTCAGACCGGGTGATCACCCGGTATATAGGGAACACCGCGCCGGACGTGCTGTGCTTTTCATGTTACCTGTGGAACGTCGAGCGCAACGTCGAAATAGCCGGTATCATCCGGACAATGCTGCCGGAACTGACCGTGCTGATGGGAGGCCCGGAAATACGGGAAGGCTCGTGGGCGCTTTCGGAGCGTCGTGATGCGGTAGATTATTTTGTCGCCGGAGAGGGGGAATGGTTTTTTGACCGGTTCTTTTCCGGTAATGGAAATGGAATTGAAAAATATATAAAGGACGTAAACGGAAACCGTCTGGTCCGTCAGCCCGATACGGAACTGGTGGACATCATTAAAGCGCCGGAGCCGTTTACGGGCTGCGAGCTTGACACCATGACCGACGGCTCGGTCTTCATGGAGATGACCAGGGGATGCCCGTACCGCTGTTCGTACTGCTTTTACTCGGGCAACTGCCCCGGCGTCCGGGAGCGCGAGTTTGGCGTGCTGCTCGACGCGCTCGATAAAAACGGGCGAATCGATCTTTCCGAGATATATATCCTTTCGCCGACCTTCAACCGCATGCCGGACTTTCGCGCCAGGCTGCGAACGCTTGCCGGGCGCAACAACGGCGTCCGCCTGCATACGGAAATGCGCTCGGAGGATATTGACGATGAGACCGCGATGCTGCTCCATGCCGCCGGTTTCCGCAGCCTCGAGGTGGGCATCCAGACGCTCACTCCCGGTGCGCTGAAGCGCATAGGCCGGAGTGGAAGCGTGCAACGCGCTATGCAGGGAATGAAAAGCCTCGCATTTGCCGGCATCGATCTGAAGATCGGCGTCATTCCCGGGCTTCCCGGCGACAACCCCGCGCGTTTTCTTGAAGGCGTGCAGACCCTGGTGGATAAGGGCTTCGGGGAATCGATCGAGCTTTATCCTCTCATGATGCTTCCAGGAACCCGCATACGTGAAGAGGGAACGCGGGAGGGGGCGGTGTTTCAGAAGAAACCCCCTTATTATCTTGTCGATGGATGGGGCTTCGATTTCAGCGATATAACGGCCATCAGACGCGACCTCGAGGCGATGACCGGCTATTCGCATCAGACGATGAGGATCCCGGATTTCAGCGAGGCCGAGGGGGGCCTGTTCTGCCGGGGCGTGCGATTTGATGGGAGCGTCGCCGGGGCATGGGACGGGGCGCGATACGCGGATCTCATTGAGAGCGCGGTATTCGGTTTTAACGTTTATTGCGATACCGGGATAAAAGCCATGCCGGCCCTGGTATCCCTTTTCGAGGCCCTTCCGATGCGACACCAGTTTTACAACGTGGTTTTCTTTTCGGAAGAGCCGCAGGACGAAAGGGGTATCGGCGAATTCCTCAGGCACATCGACGGCGATTATCCGAATCGCCGCATGCGCGTATTTGACGAATGGAGGGAAGGCTCACAGATCATGTTTTACCAGGTCTTTCGCGGCGAGCGAAGGTTCCGGGAAGCCCTCGGGAGGTATCGCATCATCGACCCGATACTGCGGATCGATGCGAACGGTGGTGGCGCGCCGGCGGCCGTTGCGCAGCTCCCCGGGGCCGCCATACTCGTGGCGCGGGGCGCCCTCGACGCGATCGGGGACGAGATACTGGAGCACTGGGCTGACCGGATAGAAAACATGGCATTCGAGAGCGAGGAGGAGGCGGCGCGATACTATCGACGCGCCGGGTGCGAATTCTTGAAATGGCCGTTCAACTTCGGCGTGAAAGACATGCGATAG
- the recF gene encoding DNA replication and repair protein RecF (All proteins in this family for which functions are known are DNA-binding proteins that assist the filamentation of RecA onto DNA for the initiation of recombination or recombinational repair.) produces MFVDSIVLKKFRNYDTLELGFSSGINFIVGPNGSGKTNIIEAVSVAANIRSFRGAADADMVKWGEESYFCRLMSAESDFRELEIGYSSVPGSTTKKAKVDGCEIHRSSDYFGRLLTVIYSPGDILVISGSPEGRRRFFDAIIARVDREYLSMIGEFRKILASRNRLLKALLERKAAVSELDVWDEMLASSSSGVIKKRMDFLESFTPSFSGAYQCMAKQDSVPVLRYLCGFGEGPLHEIREKISGNRRRDMMAGTTTAGPHRDDYVLYHENGRTFSSCSSQGQKRTASIALKNAERLFIEEATGERVVIMVDDVFSELDSERRENLVDSLRGENQVIFTIVNTGSIDPATFCGARIFNVGPGGMIS; encoded by the coding sequence ATGTTTGTGGACAGCATCGTACTAAAAAAATTTCGCAATTATGATACCCTGGAATTGGGCTTTTCGAGCGGCATAAATTTTATCGTCGGTCCCAACGGAAGCGGAAAGACTAATATTATCGAAGCGGTCTCGGTGGCGGCGAATATACGGTCTTTCAGGGGGGCCGCGGACGCCGACATGGTAAAATGGGGCGAGGAATCGTATTTTTGCAGGTTGATGTCGGCAGAGTCCGACTTCAGAGAACTTGAAATAGGATACTCGTCCGTGCCCGGGTCGACCACAAAAAAAGCCAAGGTGGACGGCTGTGAAATACACAGGTCATCGGACTATTTCGGCAGACTTCTTACGGTGATATATTCCCCAGGTGATATACTGGTTATATCCGGATCGCCGGAGGGTCGACGACGTTTCTTCGACGCCATCATCGCGCGGGTTGATCGTGAGTACCTTTCCATGATCGGTGAGTTTAGAAAAATACTGGCGTCTCGGAATCGCCTGTTAAAGGCCCTTCTTGAAAGGAAAGCCGCCGTGAGCGAGCTTGACGTCTGGGATGAAATGCTGGCGTCGAGCTCGTCAGGGGTCATTAAAAAAAGAATGGATTTTCTGGAATCTTTTACGCCCTCTTTCAGTGGTGCGTATCAGTGTATGGCGAAACAGGACAGCGTTCCCGTGCTCCGCTACCTCTGCGGCTTCGGGGAGGGCCCACTGCATGAGATACGCGAAAAAATATCCGGAAACAGAAGAAGGGATATGATGGCCGGTACGACGACGGCCGGTCCTCATCGCGATGATTACGTCCTATACCATGAAAATGGAAGGACCTTTTCAAGCTGCTCGTCTCAGGGCCAGAAGAGAACCGCGTCCATAGCCCTGAAAAACGCTGAGCGCCTTTTCATTGAGGAAGCCACCGGTGAGCGAGTCGTTATTATGGTCGATGATGTTTTTTCCGAGCTCGATTCCGAGAGAAGGGAAAACCTGGTCGATTCACTTCGGGGTGAGAACCAGGTTATTTTTACGATCGTTAATACAGGATCGATCGATCCGGCGACTTTTTGTGGAGCGCGCATTTTCAACGTCGGTCCAGGGGGGATGATTTCGTAG
- the dnaN gene encoding DNA polymerase III subunit beta — MNLTVDKDSLQRSIMIADSIISSKNVNTILSNCLFNISRDSVEIVSTDNEIGIRTRLDAVADGDMSLTANGKRFASILKELPKGEVIVDVNNSYQVNIKTRSKDIKARYTLVGTSKDDYPAVPFFAEENAVEISQSVLKDMLRKVIHAAAIDTIKPVFNGVYMVSEQKGKVTVVATDSRRLSMVTRTVENDVQLPESVIIPLKTVNEIVRLLAGGMCSFSFFENQCFFKIGETDLISRIVEGQFPNYRQVIPKEQSITAVLETKRLIDSVRRAMVFTKEPANKIILTFGKESLVVEAKTPDLGESSEEIAMESNAGDTLQVGINAQFLMDSLKEMDAYSVSIGLTGQMSPVTITPDGDPDCFSVIMPIQVKSS; from the coding sequence ATGAATCTTACTGTCGACAAAGATTCCCTCCAGCGGTCGATAATGATCGCCGACTCGATAATATCGAGCAAGAACGTAAATACGATTTTATCGAATTGCCTTTTCAATATTTCAAGGGATTCGGTGGAGATCGTTTCGACCGACAACGAGATAGGTATCCGCACGCGGCTGGACGCGGTCGCGGACGGAGACATGTCCCTCACCGCCAACGGCAAGCGCTTCGCGAGCATCCTAAAGGAGCTGCCGAAGGGAGAGGTTATCGTCGATGTCAACAATTCATATCAGGTCAATATAAAGACCAGGTCGAAGGATATAAAGGCCCGCTATACGCTGGTAGGGACATCGAAGGATGATTATCCAGCAGTCCCGTTTTTCGCTGAAGAGAATGCCGTGGAGATAAGCCAGAGCGTATTAAAAGACATGCTCAGAAAAGTGATACACGCGGCGGCGATTGACACGATAAAACCGGTTTTCAACGGTGTGTACATGGTGTCCGAGCAGAAAGGAAAGGTGACCGTGGTAGCGACAGATTCTCGCCGGCTCTCCATGGTGACCAGGACGGTTGAAAACGATGTCCAGCTCCCCGAGAGTGTGATAATACCGCTGAAAACCGTGAATGAAATAGTGCGTCTTCTCGCCGGCGGCATGTGCAGTTTTTCTTTTTTTGAAAACCAGTGTTTTTTCAAGATAGGTGAGACGGATCTTATCTCGAGGATAGTTGAGGGGCAGTTTCCGAATTACCGGCAGGTCATTCCGAAAGAACAGAGCATAACCGCGGTTCTGGAGACAAAGCGCCTGATTGATTCGGTGAGAAGGGCCATGGTTTTTACAAAAGAGCCCGCGAATAAGATCATCCTCACTTTCGGCAAGGAAAGCCTTGTGGTGGAAGCGAAGACTCCCGATCTCGGCGAATCGAGCGAGGAGATCGCAATGGAATCGAACGCCGGAGACACTCTGCAGGTGGGAATAAACGCACAGTTCCTGATGGATTCGCTCAAGGAGATGGACGCTTACTCTGTATCGATCGGACTGACCGGGCAGATGAGCCCGGTCACGATTACTCCTGATGGTGACCCTGACTGCTTTTCGGTTATCATGCCGATCCAGGTAAAATCATCATAG